The following is a genomic window from Syntrophorhabdaceae bacterium.
TGGTTGACGCCGGGTTGACGGGGAAGGGCGGATATAAGGTAGAATCTCTCAAGAAGCTGGGAATCGATCCCGCCTTAATCAAAAGAATCATCATGACCCATACGCATCTCGATCATATCGGGTGTCTCGCTGAAATAAGATCCGCAACACCGGACGCGGAACTCTGGGTCCACAGGCTTGAAGCCGAACCCATGGAAGCCGGTGATGACAGAGCGATATACGGCATGGACGCATTCAAAGGCATGTGTCAGATGCAGTATGGAATAGGACCGGGTGCATTCACAATCAAAGTCGATCGGAAACTTGAAGGGGGAGAAACCCTGGAGATTGGAGGGATGATCTGGGACGTAGTTCATATACCGGGTCATTCAATGGGCGGCATTGCCCTTTACAATCCGGTTGATAAGATTCTCATTCCGGGTGACGTGGTCTATGCCGATTATGCGATAGGCCGGTTCGACCTCTACGGTGCCGATCCCGCTCAACTAAAACAGTCGCTTGCGAAGCTTGCCGCGCTCGATGTGGATGTACTGCTGCCGGGGCATAACCAGATTGTTAAGGGCCTGCCGGGCGATTATATCAGAAAGACCGCCAGAATGTGGGACCAATACTTATCCTGAACCTGTAAGAGCCTTGGTTAGCCGTAAGGCAAGGGAGCGCGGCCACATCATATTGCCGCCGTGTCACGCGCTGCTATACGAAGCTCTCGTATACGTTTACTTTGATCTTTTCTTCTTCCTCATAGAAGACAGCCGAGTTATATTCCTCACAGCAATCAAAGACGTACCTTCCGATTCGTATGCGAACATTGGGATGACAGGTCTTCCGGATCTTGATCATCGGTTTTGCCGATTTTACAAGCGTGGTTTCGAGCATGTTGATCTCACCCTCCAACTCCTCCGTGTTATGCCTTAACTCTTCCTCAGTGGCGACAAGCCTCATGTAGTGTATCTCTTTTTCTCTGTCGAGCGGTCCCGTTCTTTTTAATTCCTCGAGCGCCGCTATGTGTTTGCTTATTTCCTCGTACGTGTATTTGACTTTCGATAATACATTCCTCAGATTCTTCAGTTTTGCCACGGTTTTTGGTTCATACCCCACGGTGATCTGGGTTCTATTTGACGCGCCGGAGCCGAGAATGTTCGATGTGATGAGATTTCTTGCGCTCAAGCTTCCCCCGAACACCCTCCCTTTCCCTAAGATAGCATCGATCGCATCACCCGCTGAAATGTTCGAATTGAGCGCGTCGCCCACTATCACATTTCTTCCTGCTTCCACGTAACAATTTTCCACGAAGTACATGTGAATATCGCGGCCCGCCTTGATGGACCCTTTGTTGGCGCCGAGCACGCCCCCCTTGATCGAGATATCCCTGCCGGCCTCCAGAGAGCAGTCTTCAACGATGCCGTCTACTTCAATATTGTCTGTTGCCTTGACGGAGAATCCAGAGATGACGCTGCCCAATACCTTCACACTTCCTTTGAAATTGATATTTCCAACGGAGTAGTCCACGTTTTCCCTGACAACAAAAACGGGTTCCACGAAAACTGCATTGCCTTTGAGTATAGGTTGGCCATCCATTGCAGCGACCGCGGACAAGCCGTCACCTGCGAGCGAGGCGCCTCTTCCGGCCGTGAGCTTTTTGTCATCTCCCGGTTTTGCCTGGATTGTTTTGCCGGTAATCGTACATCCCGGCTCACCTTTTGTGGCCGGAGTCTTCCTAGCGAGCACCTCACCGGTGCTTACCGTGTAAATCATCTGCAATTCTTTGTAATCTACCTTGTCGTGTTCGAGCGCCTTGGGAGATATCTTGAAGTCAAGAGGAAAGGTGTAATCGATCCGCGCGTCCAAGCCATGTACAGGTTCCTTGCCCTTGGCGAAGAGCACGGGTGTGTTGTAGACCTTGTCCGAGAATACGCTTCGAACTGTGCCGTAATTGATGCCGAATACGATGCCGGCATCCTGTATGTGCTTCTGTGCGTCTTCCAGGGTTAAGTCCTCGCCCCCATAAGCGGGCTTGAGCGTAAGGTAAGCCGCCCGCTCATATTCTTCCATCTTTATTTCCATGACGCCGTTTGTGGCGTATGCGGCTGTGAAGGATTTATCGAGAATCCCGGCATCGAGCGCCCGTTGTATCGCCGCCTCGTCTACCCAGTAGGGATTAGCGCGGCGTCTGAGGGCATCTATGACCTCATCGCAGGTTGGGTAGGAATCGGCTTTTTTGATCGTGACATATGCCTTCTTTTCATCCTCCCTTAATTCGACGTCAACAGCCGGATGAATAGAGGCGTTCGTTGCCACAGGTTCTTTTGTGTGTTCTGCGCTATTTTCCACGGCTAACTTCCGGCCCCAATCGACTGATATCTGTGAAGCTTAAGCCATGCCCATGGTGCGGGTATTCCGGGCGACAGAGCACTCGCGCTTCCCGCGCTGGGAAGATGATGTGACCCTGTTGAAAGAATGACGTCTTTTGTTCTTAAGTCCAAATGTACTCTCTCTGTACGATATTATCGGATGAAAAGAGGGGATACTTAAGGAATTTAAGGGGTTATAACGTCTTGTGATGGCAGTCCGCGATATCCGAGACTATTTGCGGACCGTTATGGATCGAGTGCTCGCCACGCGCTCTTCGCGGGTATGGAAGGCCTCTATCTCTGCATAATCGCCCACAGCGTGCGAATGCGTATTGTCCGCGTCGGTCAGAATCGCGATGCCTTTGGACACGGGGTTCTTCTCTGTCTCCCCGAAGAAATGCCGATAGTCTTCGAGCACATTGCGTTCTTCCGTAACCCAGGCGTCTGACGACTCGCGACCGCTTGCGACAACCACTATTTTCGCCCCGCTTGCATGGGGGGAATCGAATGACGATCCTGCCGGTATCGTATCGCTCCAGACATATTTAATTGCCCGAACCGGCCAATAACTGAAGACCACGTATATGCCGAGAACGCTGTCGTTGCCCTTTTTTTCGCGCTCGTTCGTGCCGTCGGGAAAGGTAACGGCTCGCCACTTCCATCGAAGCATGGGATACTCATTGAGCGCGAAAGGTTTCTCGTACATAATCTGCACGCCCTGGTTCGTTGAATCGGCATGCAAGAACTTAGTCCCTTCGGTAGTGTCCTAATTTCAATTGATTAACTCCGAAACGTTCCAGATGTGATCCGTTATGCCAGCCTTCATTGCGGGCGTCATTCTTAATGCACCATGAACCCGCACAAAGTTATAATGTGCGAAGTGCAAAGCAACCGCCGCCTTCAGGTTTTCGAGCTTCTTGCTGAAGGCGTTGGTAAGGCGAGTAAACCGCCTCATCTGCATACGCATGGTAAGATTCTGACGTTCAACATGTGACGTACAGATGTCGCAAACATTGGGGTTGCCCATAATTGCCTTGCGCTCTGCATCTACAACATGTGGAGGACTATATCTTCCTGGGCCGACTGGCTCTGCCTCATAGTATTTGACCACTTGGCCGTAATCGACTTCCATACCAAAGGCCCGCTCTGTCGCTTCAACGTATGCCTTGAGAGCGTCAGAGGATATTTGAACCCTGTTCGCAAGACGGCCCGACAAATCCTTCATAAAGCGAATGGCAGTTGGTAGATCACGCTTGCCAATGAGGTATGAGGGGATCAGCTTAGTGTCGGGGTCAAGAGCAACGAACGTCCATTGATCGCCCACCCTTTGAGGATCATCAAACGTTGTTATGTGCCGTTGCTTCTTTTGAACGTAAGACCGCACATGATAAAGCATAAACCTATCGCAGATTCCATCGCACATATCAGTAATATCCTTATGTCCATTCTCGTAGTACTTGTCCTTGTTAGCGTCCCATACAGGTTTGCGCCGATGGGTCCAGGGTAAATCCTAGCAATTAAGGAACGCGAAGCCCCTGCCGGTGCAAACCGGTGGGGGCTTTTTTTATTCCACGGAAGGAGACGATCATGAAACGTACCGGAGCTGAAATTATCATCGAAGCCTTGGAGAGACAGGGGGTTCAGATTATCGCCGGCATACCGGGTGGGGCCAATCTTCCCATCTACAACGCCCTGTATGAGAGTCCGATCCGGCACATACTGGCGCGTCACGAACAAGGGGCCGGTTTTATAGCCCAGGGTATGGCTCGCTCTACGGGCAAGGCTGCCGTCTGTGTGGCCACGTCAGGGCCGGGCGTAACGAACCTCATTACCGCAATTGCCGATGCCAAGCTCGATTCTATTCCGCTTATCGCAGTGACGGGCCAGGTGTCACGCCAGTTGATCGGTACCGACGCCTTTCAGGAGGTTGACGCCTTCGGCCTCACCATGAACCTCACGAAACAGAATTACCTCGTGCGGGATGCGGGAGAGCTACCATACATTCTGGAAGAAGCCTTCCATATTGCACAGACTGGACGTCCCGGACCCGTCCTCATCGATGTTCCGAGGGACGTACAATTGGCCTCAATCGATATGGACGCGTGGCCTGAGATTGTGCGGGTAAGCGGAGGGCTGGAGATGGATATCGATGCGTTGATGAAGATCGCACGAATGATCAATGAAGCCAAGCGACCACTCATCTACGCCGGCGGCGGAATCATTCATGCGCGGGGCGCCGACTCCCTAAGGAGCCTCGCGCGCAAAAATTCCATCCCCGTGGCGCTCACGCTCATGGGACTCGGCGCGTTCTCTCCCGAGGAGCCCCTTTATCTCGGGATGCTGGGGATGCATGGCGCGCCATGTACAAATTATATCCTCGACGAGATTGATCTGCTTCTCGCTTTTGGCGTGCGGTTTGACGACAGGGCCATCGGCAAAATAAATGAATTCTGCCCCCAGGCATCGATCGTGCATATTGATATCGATCATGCGGAGATTGACAAGATTAAGAAGGCGAACATCTCCCTTGCGGAGGATATCGGGGAGGCGCTTAAACTTCTTGAGCCGCTTACTTACGCGAACGGAAGACAGGAATGGATAAGGCGTGTAGAGCGAATCAAGAATGAACATCCCCTGCCGGCCCCTGAGACAGATGACCCCTATCATCCTTTGAACGTCATAAGGTGCATCAGTAGATTTGCTGACAGCGATGCCATCGTAACGACGGATGTGGGACAGCATCAGATGTGGGTGGCGCAGGCGTATCCTTTCAGAGAGCCGCGCACCCTTCTCACTTCCGGAGGTCTCGGCACCATGGGATTTGGCCTGCCCGCTGCCATCGGCGCGGCGCTCGCCCATCCGGGCAGGCAAATCATCTGTGTGAGCGGGGATGGATCTATCCAGATGAATATTCAGGAGATGGCAACGCTTGCGGAACTTGACTTGAATATCGCCGTTATCGTCATGAACAATCAGCGTCTTGGCCTGGTGAGACAGCAGCAGGAACTCTTCTTCCACGGGAACTACATCGCGTCGAGTTTCCCCTCAAGGCTCGATTTCGCGGCCATTGCGCGCCAGTTCGGTATAAAGGGTGTTAACCTTGGCGAGGGAGGGGATCCTGTTTTGGCCATGGAAGAAATCCTGAAACAGAAAACGCCGCGCGTAATCGACGTACCCATCCGAAGCGGTGAAAACGTCTTTCCCATGGTTCCGCCCGGATCGGCGAACAGGGAGATGATTATACAGAACGCGGCTAATCTTCATGTACCGGTCAGATGACCCGGTAAGAATTGCGATAGTTGGGAAAAGCTCCATGACTGAAACGTGGAATCCGCGGGGCAGGTGTCTCGCGTGTCCATGCTCGCGTAGGATGCCCTGTTCATATCGGTCATCCCCCTTTTAACGCCTCCACTTCGAGTCTCACCATGTGGACGTGAATGAGGCCCAGCTCATCCTGAGGGAATCTTTCTGCGTATGTGTCTACCAGCTCTCCGATGAATCCGTCCTGAAGGTCGGCGGGAAGTCTCTGTATGTAAGGAAGCCAGGTCGTCCTCACCCAGGATGCGAGCCCTTCCCGCCCTTTCTGCGTCATGTCTTTGTCTATGAGCTCTATACGCAAGGGGCGAAGAGCGGCAGCCACGAGCCACGGCTCGTATTCATCGGGCCCGTAGAAGCCGTAGGGAAAAGTGAAGCCACGGTAAAAACGATCCCATCTGTGGCTTTGTATCATTGCTTGCGCGATATCCACGATAGCCTGTGCGTTCCCCTTGCCACCCATTTGCAGGAAGATTCTTCCATCCTTTTTCAAACTTCTTTCAATGCCTTTGAGCAGCCCCTGATGGTTCCGAACCCAGTGG
Proteins encoded in this region:
- a CDS encoding MBL fold metallo-hydrolase; the encoded protein is MAKIYNGVYFIPGQDEMIPDAHVYVIGDPASQDLTMVDAGLTGKGGYKVESLKKLGIDPALIKRIIMTHTHLDHIGCLAEIRSATPDAELWVHRLEAEPMEAGDDRAIYGMDAFKGMCQMQYGIGPGAFTIKVDRKLEGGETLEIGGMIWDVVHIPGHSMGGIALYNPVDKILIPGDVVYADYAIGRFDLYGADPAQLKQSLAKLAALDVDVLLPGHNQIVKGLPGDYIRKTARMWDQYLS
- a CDS encoding methyltransferase domain-containing protein translates to MKKYRWNAEDYSASSCAQFAWAMELMEKLRLRGSERVLDVGCGDGKVSLEIAKRLPHGFVLGIDNSEEMIEHARHTYPKDHYPHVDFQVLDALHLAFKNDFDLVFSNAALHWVRNHQGLLKGIERSLKKDGRIFLQMGGKGNAQAIVDIAQAMIQSHRWDRFYRGFTFPYGFYGPDEYEPWLVAAALRPLRIELIDKDMTQKGREGLASWVRTTWLPYIQRLPADLQDGFIGELVDTYAERFPQDELGLIHVHMVRLEVEALKGG
- a CDS encoding FapA family protein codes for the protein MENSAEHTKEPVATNASIHPAVDVELREDEKKAYVTIKKADSYPTCDEVIDALRRRANPYWVDEAAIQRALDAGILDKSFTAAYATNGVMEIKMEEYERAAYLTLKPAYGGEDLTLEDAQKHIQDAGIVFGINYGTVRSVFSDKVYNTPVLFAKGKEPVHGLDARIDYTFPLDFKISPKALEHDKVDYKELQMIYTVSTGEVLARKTPATKGEPGCTITGKTIQAKPGDDKKLTAGRGASLAGDGLSAVAAMDGQPILKGNAVFVEPVFVVRENVDYSVGNINFKGSVKVLGSVISGFSVKATDNIEVDGIVEDCSLEAGRDISIKGGVLGANKGSIKAGRDIHMYFVENCYVEAGRNVIVGDALNSNISAGDAIDAILGKGRVFGGSLSARNLITSNILGSGASNRTQITVGYEPKTVAKLKNLRNVLSKVKYTYEEISKHIAALEELKRTGPLDREKEIHYMRLVATEEELRHNTEELEGEINMLETTLVKSAKPMIKIRKTCHPNVRIRIGRYVFDCCEEYNSAVFYEEEEKIKVNVYESFV
- the ilvB gene encoding biosynthetic-type acetolactate synthase large subunit, which produces MKRTGAEIIIEALERQGVQIIAGIPGGANLPIYNALYESPIRHILARHEQGAGFIAQGMARSTGKAAVCVATSGPGVTNLITAIADAKLDSIPLIAVTGQVSRQLIGTDAFQEVDAFGLTMNLTKQNYLVRDAGELPYILEEAFHIAQTGRPGPVLIDVPRDVQLASIDMDAWPEIVRVSGGLEMDIDALMKIARMINEAKRPLIYAGGGIIHARGADSLRSLARKNSIPVALTLMGLGAFSPEEPLYLGMLGMHGAPCTNYILDEIDLLLAFGVRFDDRAIGKINEFCPQASIVHIDIDHAEIDKIKKANISLAEDIGEALKLLEPLTYANGRQEWIRRVERIKNEHPLPAPETDDPYHPLNVIRCISRFADSDAIVTTDVGQHQMWVAQAYPFREPRTLLTSGGLGTMGFGLPAAIGAALAHPGRQIICVSGDGSIQMNIQEMATLAELDLNIAVIVMNNQRLGLVRQQQELFFHGNYIASSFPSRLDFAAIARQFGIKGVNLGEGGDPVLAMEEILKQKTPRVIDVPIRSGENVFPMVPPGSANREMIIQNAANLHVPVR
- a CDS encoding IS1 family transposase, with the protein product MCDGICDRFMLYHVRSYVQKKQRHITTFDDPQRVGDQWTFVALDPDTKLIPSYLIGKRDLPTAIRFMKDLSGRLANRVQISSDALKAYVEATERAFGMEVDYGQVVKYYEAEPVGPGRYSPPHVVDAERKAIMGNPNVCDICTSHVERQNLTMRMQMRRFTRLTNAFSKKLENLKAAVALHFAHYNFVRVHGALRMTPAMKAGITDHIWNVSELIN